From the Chelonoidis abingdonii isolate Lonesome George chromosome 4, CheloAbing_2.0, whole genome shotgun sequence genome, the window TAACAAAGATGCTTTAAGGATGCCTGCTTGACATTTGAgtcagcagggatttaaaggaagGGGTATGTCCTTATTCTAGGGGCAGAGGTGCAAAGGAACAGGCCTCTGGGACCTTGCAGCCAGTGTTCATGGGGGAAGAGCTTTGGTTTGTGTTACTTTGGGAGTCTGTGTTTGAATTAATGAAGAAAGGGCCTGAAAGAGACTTGGGTGTGGCACTGGGTGAGGGCGGTTACCAGCATACAGAGTCATATGCCATAATTGTGGCCAGAGAAATCATTGTGTCAAAGCTTGCCgacaagaaaagcaaagaaataaaagcaCCATATCAAGGAATGCTATAGCTTAAATATTCACTACAAGAAAGGAAACGAGATGTACATAGCTGCCAAACCAGCAGCAAGCAGGGACTCAGAAGATGACGCCTTTCATGTATCTGATGTAAAGGCAGAGCAAAAACAGCAAAACATAAATAGTTTGAAAGGCTCAAACTAGCACCTGATACAACAACAAGGGAGCAGCACACAAGGTTACAATTACTTCCTCAGCATATGCAAGAAGAAAGTGAAGTTAAAACCAAGCAAAGCCAAATTAAAATTATATGACAGCACGATCATAAGATCACTGGGGCAATGTAACAGCGGAACACCAAGGAAAAGCACACAGGCTGAAATTTCAGTATTACAGACAACATAGAAGTCAGTGCTGTCAGCTCAAACGTGTGAATTCATGAACATGGCAACACTAGACCTGGAACAAACAATTAATACaatagatcagtggtccccaaacttttgagggtcgcACCCCTCCTTACCCCATCTGAGCCCCTTCATACCCCCTGAGCCAGGGCTAGGAGCAGGGCCCCAGCTCATATGAGGGAATGTGGATGGGGTAAAGGGGCCAAGGCTGGAGCTGCAGcggggggtgggtctggggccgTGGTCAGGGGCCATGGCCACAGATGGTGGCAAGGGCAGGAGTGGAGCTACAGATGGGCTGCAGTGGGATCCTGCAGCCAGGTCTGTAGCCAGGTGCAGCTCCACTCTCGGCCTTGACCCAGCCTCAATCccaggctgggaacagagcctCAGCCAGCAGCCGAAGCTGGGGACAAGGCCAGGTGCGTGCAGGGCCGGGAGCTGGGGACACAGTTAGGGGCCagaccagagcagagctgaggggcagggaggggctgagtggtgctccctccctgcccccatgggaACTGGCCCAGGCTGCACCACACTTCCTTGGACAGTCCCCCATGCCACCCTAGGGGGGTGCACCACATACTATGGGGACCTCTGTAATAGAcacacaagcaaaataaaaaacagagcCAGAGCAGACAATGCACTCTGGCATTCCTGCAGCAAAGCTGTTGAAAGATTACCAAGATGTTTCTGAAGGACCATGGTGTCTTCCCAGGCATGTTGTGCCTGGAAATAAATACAACAGTTATGCCACTACAGCACCTGCCTCTCAGAGTATCCATTTCACGAAGAGAAAAAATAATGGGAGCAATAAAGCAAGTGGAAAAGAAGGCGTTAATGCTAAAGTCACGGAGCTTGCAAGCCACCCATGCTATATATTTACATGGACCCAAGCAATTTAAATAAAGCGCTAAAAAGAGCTCACTACCAAATGCCTACAACTGAAGAAATATTACCTGACTtggcaaaagcaaaaatattctcAGTACTCAGTGCCAAAGATAGATATTGGCAAGAGCTACTGGATAAGGAAAGCAGCTACTTTACCACAGTTTGGACACCAGCAGGTAGCTACAGATGGCTGAGAGTGGCCaaattgaaaaggaatgtcttgCAGTAGCGTTCTCATGTGAAAAGTCCAACCAGTATGTTTAAGGACAGGAAACCTTTGAATAGAAAGTGACCAAAAATCACTAtcgcattttttaaaatccactgCAAGCAGCCCCAAAACACCTTCAGTGAACGCTACTGACATTGCGAAGCTGCAACTTAGATGTACACCACAAGAAAGGAGCTGAGATGTACACGGGGACCTTGCAAGACAAAAGATTAACAAGTGCTAATATCTGTCATTCTGTCAGGATGGCCAGACCCCAGAGAGAGGCCCACCAGCCTCTCAAGAATACTGGAACTATCAAGGTGAGATGAGTGTACAAGGTACCTTCTTATATAAAGGCAGTAAAAGCAAAATATCCAGATAACTGAGACTAGAAACTCTCTCAGGAATACTTTGGAACCATTTTGAAATAGAAGCCTGTATCTAGAAAACCAGTGATGCCGTATACTGGCCAAACATGAACAAAGATATCCAAGTCCTGGTGAGCCGCTTTGATACATGTGGAGAAATGCAGGGCAAGCAGCAAAAAGAGGCAATGAAAATACACAGCATTCCCAGCAGACCTTGGTGCAAAATAGGAATGGATCTTTTCACCACAAACTACCTCATTATTGTAGATTAGGCATACTATTAGACACTACCGCAGGGACCATCCTAGACAAAGCAACGAAAGCATGCTATACCACCAGGCATGTCATACAGACAACTGGACCCCAGTTCACTTACAGCACATTCGTTCAATTTACCCGGGAATGGGAATTCAGTCACACCCACATCATTATCAGTCAAGTAGCAAAGCTGAATCACAGTTAAATGTGTTAAAGTTCTAATAAAGAAAGCCACAACACGCAAAGAACATATATGGCAAGGCATTCCTGAATGAAGAAATGATTCTGCAGAAGTCCATAATAGAAGCCCAGTACAATGTTTGATGTCAGGATGCATCTATAGTCCAAGGAGTAGTGGaagtaataacagacaaaaaAGGAAGAGGGACACACAAAGGTCAAAATCTATTAGGACCAACAAATGAAAGTCCTCCCAGAACTACAAATGGAAGACCTTATCAGAATCAAATTATTTCCCTGGGACAAGTTATGCACTTGGAAGCAATCTATATGTGTTGAACAACTAAATCTTCATTCATATAATGTAGCAACAGAAAGGCATCTCCAAAATCACAAATACATTCACCTACTGCAAACACAAGACATAAGCATGGACAGGAGGATGGTGAAATATTCACTCTGCTGAGACTTGATCAGCAGGACACTGAAGGAACATAGGCCAATTAGTAACCGATAGATATTAGAACAGAGTCTTCATACACCATGCCACCAGAAGAACCAATATCAAGTTGCATGCAAGTTACATATAAAATTGTGTACAATACTAAGGCCTGGAAGAACAGCCCTGCAAAACCCAGAGGAAAATACCGGGTTCCCAAGCAAGTTAAGAGtttgtgggggatggagggaaagaaaaacagaaagaaaaaaagttgatatgaagaaaaaaaacaattcccctctcacccctatgggtggtatgtgtcttcctcaacctcgggtcctctaccagaggcctgggagtttgagggttatgcgcagtatcttagctgttcctagcactgcagtGCATCTTTCTGGTacacagagagctctgatgttgttccggaatctgttggagccactcacgcCCAGCTTAGGGAGTCACAAGCCCCGAGTGCTCCTGCAACCACTGGACATACGTTGGCCGTCACTTTCcaacatcctctctagttccttctttcaggccctgggtatcacttctccagcttctcatattccttcttccaaATGATGTTGCTAGTCACTAGGCACTGCTAATTATCTATCACCTAGACCAgactgtcttctggtccttgtctaatTACCTAGACCGATGTATTGGTTTGATAGTGGCCAgtactgcctgtccgtctggatctgaagTTCCCACAGAATTCTTAGCCCCGCTATTCTCCActaaccttctgtggaatctcgcCCATCTTGGTCTGGAGGGTCTAAGCCCATAACGCTGTGCAGGATGTTCCTGTATCACACATGCCAGCCACTCTGGTTGTGCCGTTCAGGTGTATGCTGTTCCTCGGCCTGCaaatcttacatcctgccactatgtgttggactgtctctgaggcctctctgcacgaGTCTCAAACCTTGGGTTCCTCTCTatgtgtggtagaccctgcttcaaatggatctggtgctcagtgcctgttctgcTGTGCtggctatgatcagtgcctcatgGTTGCTtcttagtccagccctttccagccactggtagggaTTTGACCAGTGTCGCCACCTCAGCTTATCTGTCGCTAGGTTACATGCCATGCAAGTGGTCTTGTgctgccatggcacttcttctgcttggtcttacctcccatgtctctgctgcctcaggcattctctcagcagctcatcttgggggccATCTGTGCTGATTGTACTCCTGGATGTCCGGTTTTCggccaggacagtggctttgacgcgctcaccaagccccgcccgccttctttccacCTGGTATAATTTGTGACcttacagtctctgggtgtgcACTATGGGTTGAAACCCTCCGTTGCATTGTCAGGAGCTTCCgagtcttcacatcggcagcttccatgtccctcctttggccagctcacaaTATAAGCCGGCAGGGTATCTATGACAAGCAGGGCGTATcttgttgatggcgtggatcttgttcttccccactgagctgctcttcaggacctgtctatcctttggtgatacttggcatgttgctgtcttccttgcctccttcATAACgtggttccatgtgactgtgggatgccagaTACTTGTGgtctggtctgtatgtctgctaatGTGCCCGCTGTGTTGTGAATCCACCTCAAATCAGTCTGAATGACtacccttccctctcttcactaacATCCGGCCATTACTTCTCCAGTCCGAGCATGAatcatcccgatatcctcacttgTAGATCTgcatcaggtggattagcgagtcgatgtctcgttcattctagCATAACGAGCTTGATAGGTCATCATGTAGAGGAggggctgatggtagttccactcctgaacctgtacccgattaatccagtccttgtgattatctggctgagggggttctAAAAGCCTATGCAAGGACAGCAGCGGGACAGCTACATCACTTGGTATATATGGCCACagcttgatggccacttgtgcaagctgccttgagttgacttccagtgtgtCTCTCCATAATGTCACCATTGAGTCTTTGAGGAAGGTCGCTTAGTGTCACTGTTGACTTTGTATAATTGCACCCTGCCAGACATTCACACGACTTCCATGTGGCGGTTGGCATTGAGTCattaggctttcctgtagtccaTACTCCCAGGCTGCCTGCTCAGATTGGTCTTCTAGACCTTGATCTGGGCGACTTGCTCCATCTATGAGCACTGGTGTTTGAGCTCTGTGTTGTTCCGATGCCTTCTGAGCGTGCTCACGTATTGGCCCATTATGGTCCTGTAGCTGGGCGGCAGCTATGATGGCCCTGAAAGACGTTCCaggttgtgggaggcaggttatttgGTTGCGTAGTTGGacgttctgttcccttgcagggtcgTTTTCATGCCTCAAGGCACTGTCTTCTGTGTTAGccagttgggtgggagcctgctgctagcagctggtcatAGGCTGTGACTGCTTAGGCGTTTCATAggcactgctgttagttctttAGCCAGTTAGGCTGTGGATCATGTcactggtccaggtgctgtccagcctCTTCATTGTGCTTCTTGACCGCTgctgatgtcttctactgtgatggtgactgtttctggtctgggagattgctgtgctctgttctcaggtcctgggCAGCCATTTGCACTGGTTTATgactcttctctttctcccatattgtTCTTTGACCAGTACTCCCCCGTTCAgttttctgctgctgtggctctggtATTAGTTGTGTGTTGATTGCACTGGCAGTTGGGATGTTACACCTTGgaatggttctttggagaacagggcatttacttttttcgGCTCTGCTTCTCTAAGTGTATCTCCTTAAGCCTGGTCAGCCACTGCCGTGAGACCTTTTGTTTTAGCAGTTCTCTAGGGCTTCGTATgagagtcaggcccttgtattttttcagtagccgattCGTATTCTTAAATCTCTACACTCTTGCTTGTatgttccaccagctgactactTTCTCTCCGAGTTCGCCGTGATTCTTATTCCTTctcacctcattttccaggtggagTACATCCGTTATTTTTCTCTGATCGTAGTACGCAAGCTCTCCGGATTCGGCGCTGCTCTGTATACCCAGAGGCTGTAgtgtataccagttcattggtttgagttatggtggtagtagggattgtcatgagggctctattggcatatatgaagtgtatatatatatatatatatgtatgttaaTGGAGTATAATGTTAAATATGTAAACAGGTTATGGTATTCATGTTTAATTTTGCTTTCTCAGACAAACGTGGCAAAAAGGAATAATGCTATGATTGTCAGTTTCCCAATGGGGTAAGTATGCTTACGTGTCAAGTAATGTCTAGGAATTTAGAAAACTCTGCTTTCGGGAAGTGCTTGATGAGTGCGGACAGTGTATGTGCAAAAAGGAATCAAACTTGCATGTTGTGCTATCTGGTCTCTCTTTGCGTGCTTGAACATTGAATGGAGAAGGACCTGAAATACAGAGCAATTAATTGACTTGCCAAGGTGACACAGACCATCAGACAGAATCAAGACTTGAACCCCCAGCTTCCGAGACATAGCCTAGGGCCTTAACCACATATCCTTGCTTCCCACCTCAAGCTACACTGTATGTATTTTAAGAGTTCCGTGTAAAGAGCTACACTCAGAAAATCATCCTCAATGAACAACAACCTCATGAACAATTTCTTCTTGAGCATCATCCACTGGCTTATTGTCTATGTGCATACAGACATCTTGCTTTCACAGAGCACTCCTTTAAAACATACAACATATCATCATTTTACATAATGAGAAGCATGTATAGAGCAGCAGCACAAAACTACAGGCTGTAATTGTTGGTGTTTAACAGGCTGCTGCAAATATAGTAATTTGGAGAAAAACAGAGAAGCGATATCCCTCCTCTCTTAGGAATTTATTCCTCATTAACTGTATTTCACTGAATGAGCCAACAGAACTGGGCAGGTTTTGCACCTGAACAGATAATTCTTCAGAAAAATTGCTTGGCCCTAAAAAGCCCAGTTCTTCATTTTAAACAGCTCACCATCAAACAATGGAGAGCCAGAATATGGAGACTCAGTGATTGGCCTATGCTAATTTCCTCCTTCATCCCAGTGCGTTCTCTTACTAGAACAGGGCTTCCAGCTCCTGTGTTTGAGAGTTCTTTAGCTAACTGCTTATGCTGAACTGTTCAGCGGAGGAGGGATAGTCCAGTGATAAGACAAAGAAGTTCCAGACCATGCTGGTGTGACGGTTGCACATACAGTTCAGAATCCTCATTGGCTAATCAGATGACTTCATTCTGTTATCACTGCTTGCAGGATcacaaggggcctgatcctgcaagcagtgAGCGCCTCCAGCAAAGTACAGTCCACCCTCAGTTCCTGGTGATCATCTCTTTGCAAGAGGCATTCATGCTGTTTGACGGATCAGCCCTGACATAATAGGATCTACTTCTCCCTCACTGTACACCTATAACTGCTATTAATGGTAATCCTTTGCTAGTGCTACTGACACACACTAGCTCCCCAAAGAGAACTTTCAATTAAGAATCAAATGTTGCAACCTTTATTCACACACATAGTCCCAACTCACAGGcttagtcccactgatttcaatgcaaCACAAAGGGCCCAAAGCAATGGGAACCCTGTGTTGCTGCTGCccaggcagcagggagagaaCTTGCATCTCCCTGTGCGCCGCAGCGTTCCATGAAACAGCTGTGCTTCTGGGAAATTCCACTGGGGGCAAGCAGAAGCAGAAGGTACCCCACTCcatcagtggggtggggtggtagGCGGTGGACTCATGTAATGACAGATAAAATGGACCAACCTTTGTACCTTCTCCAGTATGCTGAGGTGCACCCTCGCAGAACACATCAGGGATGCAAGGCCCTTGTCTGAGGTCCCTGAAGACTACCCCTCTTCTTCAACAGTGGCACAGCACTGACTATTCTCAGGCAGGCTCCTCCATGATGTCGGCATGTGCACAGGACTTGCAGCTCACCAAGAGGGAAGGAACACAGAACAAAGTGGTCTGGGATGTCAGTCTAAGATGGCTGCTTCGTAACATGGGTCAATTAAATTTGCCAACAGGTTCTGGCTGGAGCCAAAAGAATCCCTGCTCCTGAATGGTGTCCCTGTGAACCTGCCAGCAGGAGAAACTGCCTTAGCAataatgaggaatccttgtggcaccttagagactaacacgtttatttgggcataagcttccatgggctatgcccaaataaatgtgttagtctctaaggtgccacaaggactcatcattgtttttgctgatacagactaaaacagCTACACCTCTGAAACCTGCCTTAGCAATGTTTCCCCATTAACTTTATTTCAAGGGGTGACctcatttttctaaaaataaattgtgtttttaaaaaaaaaaaaaaaaaattacaggaagCTGCTTAatgtcagtgggccagattctgagcttaGCTATGACAGCGTAACTCACCGGAACTCAGAGCTACTCCTGTTTCACACAGATGGAACTGAGATCAACAtttgccctccccgcccccaccccccatctcagCAGCCATCTGCGCTCTGTGCTGGTGCTTTAATAGGATTGGGAAgcccagaatctcagctttcttggGATGCCAGGGCAGAGCTGAAATCCCAGGTAGCCACAGAGACATACACATTGAAATGGCACTCTATTGTTTGAAACTGAATTTAGTGCTCACAAAAGAGGCAAACCCAACAGCCCTGAAAGCTGAAATCCTCTCTCTGTACAAAGCAGGAACATACAAGTTCATCAACATTTCCTTAAATCCTGAAGAAATTCTGCTTCCTTATCCACTGAATCTCTGGCCCCACTACTGAATCTTCAGGTGCCATCAATGCCAACtgcagaggtttggggtgggaggggcagggttgTGTGGTAGACACCAGTGCACTAGGCACTGGATTGAGACTCACAGCTCACAGAGAAGATAGTAACAATCTTCAAACACCAGCCAGTCTGGCTGGTACTTACAGTTATAATAAATTGCTTTGTTTCTTTAGGAGGATAGGAATTGACCAAACTGATTAGATCAATGGTTTGTCCCGCACAGTCTCCTGCACAGTTGTTTGGAaaatgggtttggtttttttctgtagaaatgttgtagaaaaaccaaaaacttctGTTTTGGTGCCAGAAAACTGAACAATTTCTTCCCAAAATCACAGAAAACTGCAACATTTTGGGCTTTTGGTTTTCAGGtgaaaatgtgaacatttttgaCAAGAGCAGTCACCctctgcaaaatgtttcattctgtggAAAATCCaatttccctttgaaaataaaaggtttgatggaaaattttcaagcaGGCCTAGTCTCCTCTCTGGGAAGTGGCCAGCAATGGGTCTGAAGGAAATAATCGTTCCAtatgatggatcactggatgattacctgttctgttcattccctctggggcccctggcattggccattgtcagcagacaggatactggactagatggacccttggtccgACCcaatatggacattcttatgttcatgtGAATCATTCAagtttccttctttttcttttttcttttcagaggaAGGATGATTTAGTGGTGAAGGTGTAACACACACACctgctgggtgtggtgttctgccccatctagtggcaccgagaccacttaaagagagttaagttggcttttagctcatgtggtagaggctcacgCACTAAGCTCTAGAAGTGCCTGGCTTGATCCTGCCTGCCagcgaccagggtctgtcagtgttataaaGGTTCCAGATTTGGAATGTCACAGTCttcctcagttcctcatctgtaaagtgggaataatgCTGCTCCTTTTGTCTGTCCTGTCTCTACACAGGGACTGTCTCTACCATGTATACATAGCACCCAGAGGGCTTCGATCCAAGCTGGATCTACGTGGTGCTAAAATGGTAcaaacagggccagtgcaaccatttaggtgacctaggcggtcgcctagggagctgggatttggggggtggcattttcttcggcagcgactgcagcggccggatctttggccgccccggtcactgctggcatttagcggagggagctggagcaggggagcgtgtggagggctgcctgcagcaagttaGGGAGGGGGCGGCACACAAGGGAACTctcggccccagctcacccctgccccgcctcctccccaagcatgccgtggccgcttcacttaccctgcctcccaggcttgagctggggtgagagggggtgcctgggagtggggagctgctgcaagggggtgcctcagggcagagctgctGCGGGGGCCCTCAGGGCAAGGGCACGGGGggtggggtgcaaggtggaagtttcgcctagggcacgaaacatccttgcaccggccctggatacaaataacaataatgatcgataaaaaaaatcacttgagaGGACGAAAGGAGTgtgggatagagagagagactgaagcgATCTAGTTTCTACCCTCACTTACACTTGGGCGCCCCCACTGGAACTGAACAGTATGTGCAAGGACAGGATTTGGCCATGTGTATCTAACACCAATTCCTTATCTCCAGCTGCTGTGCAGCTGCTCTCATTCATTGCTCCTGCTACATAATTACACATGGGGATGCACAAATCCCTGATGTCTACATGTAATCATGCTTCAAGGCAAAAAGTGTGATTCCCACCAACTTGCATACATAACCACAGTGTTCTCATGTCTAAATCCCTCtcacctgctgctccctgccagtGTGAAACTTATACTAGCCACATGTCTGGGCAGGCCAACCTGTTCAGCCGCAAGCGGCGGAGCCGCGTCACGGAGCAGGACAAGGCCATGCTGCAACTGAAACAGCAGCAGGATAAACTGAAGCAATATCAGAAATGGATAACTCTGAAtctggaaagagagagatctgTTGCCTGGCAGCTACTGAGAGATGGCAAGAAAGAAAAAGCCAAGTTATTGCTAAAGAAGAAGCGCTACCAAGAGCAGCTGCTGGATAAAACAGAAAACCAGATCAGCAACCTGGAATGCATGGTCCAGGATATTGAATTCACCCAGATTGAAATGAAGGTGATTGAAGGCctgaaaactggcaatgaatgtCTGAATAAAATGCATGAGGTCATGTCAATAGAAGAAGTGGAAAGAATAATAGATGAAACCCAAGATGCTGTGGAATATCAAAGGCAAATTGATGAAATGTTGGCTGGCAGCTTCACCGAAGAAGATGAAGATGCCATTTTAGAAGAATTAAATGCCATTACTCAGGAACAGCTCGAGCTCCCTGAAATTCCCACTGAGCCACTCCCGGAAAAGATCCCAGAAGCATCACTTGTCAAGATCAGGGCCAAGCCAGAACTGGTGGCAGCATCTTAATTCCACTCCTGGGGACAACCCCAAATACCTTCCATCATGGACAGTTTGGAATCCCAGCATGCCCTGGGAACAGGAAACACCTCAGTAGCATCCTAGCTGCGCTGGGCAAATGTGCTGGAGTGAGGTTTCCTGCGCAGGGCAGGAAATCTCAACAGATTATTGCTCTTGTATCAAGATTATTTTCTAGTGCTTTCTTTTTGTAATTTAAATTCTAAACTCACTCAGCTGCTCTGTCTCTGGATTAAACAGGGACtttacaacttaaaaaaaaaaaaaacattcagtgaAGAGACTGTATCTTGTATCTGATACTTAAGAGTCAGATTACACCATGCTGATTGGCAGCATAAACCAAGAAAGTCCCTTTGATTTCTCTGCAAGCAAGGGGATAAGAATACTGTAAACTAGTAATGTACAGTAATATATCAGCCTATTTTTCCCTCAGAACTAAGAAAATAGTTTCAAACTACCATGATCCTATCTATAGTATGATGATTCTATACGTGAGATTTATAGAACCATATTAAGAACATCTTGGAAACAGCTAATTATTCAGATTCTAGAATATTCAGAGACTGGGCCAGAGTCTGACCTTGGATACATCAGGGTATATGCATTACaatggagatcagaatcagccctgtcatttaaataaaattcttattCACACCAATATAAATGTGGAGAAACTCAATGgtgttacactggtgtgaaaGTGAGGTTAGAATTAGATCTTGCTCTGCTATTCCACCCCATATTCCATTTGTTCTTACATTATTATTCTATGTGTCAGTGTTAAAAACTGATTTCCTCTAGATGGAAACTGTATACTGTACCAGTCTGAAAACAAACAGTCCTGCCAGGGGCTTAGATTAAATAGCAAAGCAGTGCTGTCTTTGATATCTTCAGCTCTACTAGAAATCCTAGAAATCAGCTACACTGAGCTACCCCACTGTTGTACAGTCTCCAAAATGGTGATGCAAGAATCTGAGGCCAGATATACAGTGGAAATTTTTAACAAAGACCCACAAGTCAAAGAAGAGAAATCACTAAAATTGTAGAAATAAAATAACTGTAGTGAAGTGCTCAAAAGCACTGATGGATTACAGTCCATCTGATAACAGAAGCTTCTCAGGGCAGTTAATACCTGCTACTCCAGTTGCACTCAGGTCTAAAAATCTGGGCCTCCATTTTTAGCTTTGCCTACCTACTTTTAAATGTCCTCCGTCTTCTCTGCTGACAGCAAAGATAAGGACTAACTCTGCAAGGTGCTGCATGTCCTCAATTCCCAGTGGTTTGAAGGCTCAGTACATCTCAGGATTAGGCCCAGCAGTAAAGTTAATTTGACTTTTGGAACATTTCCTCTCAGTTCTCGCCTGATCTAGAATACACACTGCAGGGCATGTTGGGTAAACATCTGGAACTGATTTAACTCCCTCCGCCCCCTACAGCATTATGTTATCTAGGGGACGGAAAATGTTATTCCAAGCTGGGGATCATTCAATTATCAAAGAAAAGCCAAACATCAGACCCTGGCCTGCTTCTACATCCCCTAAGCAGAAGACCATGACTGGACTGTAATGGCAAGCTGTATATTATATTAGCTCAGAGGAACAGTTCATCCTTTGGAAACTAAAACTcaagggagagggatagctcagttgtttgagcattggcctactaaacccggtattgtgagttcaatcctgagaggggaccatttagggaactggggtaaaaatctgtcaagGGATTGgccatgctttgagcagggggttggactagatgacctcctgaggtcccttccaaccctgatattctatgaccctAAGTAGTATTCAGGCTGCTAAATCATCTATTATAGGACTAGAGAGAGACTGAGTTACAAGCTGTGGTTATGCACTCATCTGTATTAAAACAATCAGATTAACCCCACTGTCAATTTAAACAATTTCTTTCATTAGGTCTCTACACTTATAACTAAGACTGAAATTCCCATCACATGTATAAAGATAAGATCATAAAATAGTTGCCTCTAGTCATGGAAGGTGACAAGATACAGGATCTTAAAATCACCATGTCATTACAGCATATCTATGGACAAGCTAATTCAGGCCAGAGACTT encodes:
- the LOC116819679 gene encoding charged multivesicular body protein 6-like produces the protein MSGQANLFSRKRRSRVTEQDKAMLQLKQQQDKLKQYQKWITLNLERERSVAWQLLRDGKKEKAKLLLKKKRYQEQLLDKTENQISNLECMVQDIEFTQIEMKVIEGLKTGNECLNKMHEVMSIEEVERIIDETQDAVEYQRQIDEMLAGSFTEEDEDAILEELNAITQEQLELPEIPTEPLPEKIPEASLVKIRAKPELVAAS